A stretch of Chanodichthys erythropterus isolate Z2021 chromosome 20, ASM2448905v1, whole genome shotgun sequence DNA encodes these proteins:
- the elovl4b gene encoding elongation of very long chain fatty acids protein 4b, protein METVIHFMNDSAEFYKWSLTIADKRVEKWPMMSSPLPTLGISVLYLLFLWAGPLYMQNREPFQLRKTLIVYNFSMVLLNFYIFKELLLGSRAAGYSYLCQPVNYSNDVNEVRIASALWWYYISKGVEFLDTVFFIMRKKFNQVSFLHVYHHCTMFILWWIGIKWVPGGQSFFGATINSGIHVLMYGYYGLAAFGPKIQKYLWWKKYLTIIQMIQFHVTIGHAAHSLYTGCPFPAWMQWALIGYAVTFIILFANFYYQTYRRQPRLKSSKSAVNGISTASNGTTKAPEITENGKKQKKVKGKHD, encoded by the exons ATGGAGACAGTCATTCACTTTATGAATGACTCTGCAGAGTTTTATAAATGGAGCCTTACCATAGCAG ATAAGCGTGTGGAGAAATGGCCGATGATGTCGTCGCCGCTCCCCACCCTGGGGATCAGCGTTCTCTACCTGCTCTTCCTCTGGGCCGGACCCCTTTACATGCAGAACCGCGAGCCTTTTCAGCTCAGGAAAACCCTCATTGTGTACAACTTCAGCATGGTGCTGCTCAACTTCTACATCTTTAAAGAG CTGCTCCTGGGCTCGAGAGCGGCCGGATACAGCTACCTCTGTCAGCCCGTGAACTACTCGAATGATGTTAATGAAGTCAGG ATAGCGTCAGCTCTGTGGTGGTACTACATCTCTAAGGGAGTGGAGTTTCTGGACACAGTGTTCTTCATCATGAGGAAGAAGTTTAATCAGGTCAGCTTCCTGCACGTCTATCATCACTGCACAATGTTCATCCTGTGGTGGATCGGCATCAAGTGGGTTCCTGGCGGACAGT CTTTCTTTGGCGCTACAATTAACTCAGGCATTCATGTGCTGATGTATGGCTACTATGGCTTGGCAGCGTTCGGCCCAAAGATCCAGAAGTACCTGTGGTGGAAGAAATACCTCACTATTATTCAGATG ATCCAGTTCCACGTCACCATTGGTCATGCCGCTCACTCTCTCTACACGGGCTGCCCATTCCCGGCCTGGATGCAGTGGGCTCTGATTGGCTACGCCGTCACGTTCATCATCCTGTTTGCCAATTTCTACTACCAGACCTACCGCCGCCAGCCACGGCTCAAGTCGTCAAAATCTGCCGTTAATGGCATCTCCACAGCGAGTAATGGCACCACTAAGGCACCGGAGATCACGGAAAATGGAAAGAAACAAAAGAAAGTTAAAGGAAAACATGACTGA